Below is a genomic region from Dehalococcoides mccartyi.
GTAGGTGCTACAGCTGCCAATCTGGAAGCGGCAGTTGAAGGAGAAAGTTACGAATTTAACAGTATGTATCCTGCTTTCATAAAAGAAGCCGAAGCCGAAGGAAATTCCTCAGCTTTGCTCAGCTTTAATCACGCCAACAAGGTAGAAAAAATCCACCATGGTTTGTTTGAGGCAGCCCTGAAAGAAGTAAAATCCGGCATCAAAGCTCCTGACCAGGTTTATTATGTGTGCCAGGTTTGCGGTAATACCGTACTGGGTACGGCTCCTGACCGCTGTCCTATATGTGGTGCTCCTGCCTCTAGCTTTAGGGCTGTCTAGCCGAATTGTTCCATAAAACAGAGGGGGAAGTAATATTACTTCCCCCCTTTTAATTTTTAATATCATTCTGCCGAGTCTAAGTAAGAAAAATGTCTTCCGGTTTGGCTGCAAACTCTTTCCCGCAGGTGGTGCAGCAGAAAAGCACTCTTTCTACTACGTTATCCTTGCGGTCAATACGGGATAAGGTTCCGTCTCCGCCATCCTTAGGGCAGGTAGCACAAAGTATATATCTAAAACCAGTTTCAGGGTCACGGGTGGAAACCATGCCTTGTGACAGGAGTTTATTGGTTAGCGCCAGGTCTTTTTTTATTTGCAATGTCAGCTCCGTTTTTTTATTTATCAAACCAGTATATACCCATAACGCCTGTGAAGATATTATTTTAAAGATTAGTTTTAAGGTTCAGTATTTTGGCATATTCTGACCGCATACGGGACAGGCATGTTCATGTGTTTCCTTTTTCTTGCGGAATTCTTCCAGCAGTCCGGCAGACAAAATGGCGGTTGGTAAAGCAAAAGTAGCCAGTCCGAGTATGGATATAATACTGGCTAGAAATTTTCCCAATGAGGTAATGGGGTAAATATCGCCGTAACCCACGGTAGTCATGGTCATAACAGACCACCACATAGCATCGGGTATATTTTTGAAAACATCCGGCTGGGCGGGGTTTTCCACAAAGTACATAAGGCTGGAAGTGACGATAATGAGCAGCAGGATAATGGCAAAAGATATTATCAGGGCTTCTTTGCGTTCGCGGAGTACGTTTAGAATCATGCGTGAAGTTTCGTTAAAGCGTTTTAAGTGCCCCAAACGGAATAACCTTAAAAGCCGCAGGGATCTCAGGAAACGCAAATCTATGTGTATAAGGAATGGCAGGTAGAAGGGCAGTATAGAGAGCAAATCCATCAGTGCCAGAGGAGAAACCGCAAAGCGTATCCGTCCGCTAAAAGAGTGGGAATATTTAGGCTCGACAGTACAGCTCCACACCCGCAAAATATATTCCAGGCTGAATACCGCTACTGAAAATATCTCAAAGCTGTGAAGAAGGGTATGATAATCCCGTGCAATACTGTCTACCGAACCAAGTATGACTGCCAGTACGTTTAAACAGATAAGGCTGATAATAAACCAGCTGACAAACTTGCGTGACGGGCTGTCAAAACCAAAAGTCAGCAGGTCATGAACACTTTTCATAGGATTATGTTTGGTCATCGGCCAGTCTCCGTTTTACATAATCTATTTCATCTATCCGGCTGGAAACCTTGCCGTCCAGTTTGAGATTCAGCAGTTCGGCAAGTATAGTTTTAATATTAGGGCCGGGTGCAAATCCCAGTGCAATTAGATCAGCCCCTTTTAAATACGGTTTTACGGCGGACAGTCTTTCGTGGAAAAGCAACAGGTTTTTTCTGACCAGCGGGTTGTCTGCAGAAACATAAAATGCCTGCAATGCTTCTTTCGTACACTTTGCCAGCAGACTGTACAGACGGCTGGGGCTAAGTGCGGACATATCCAGTTCCTCCCGATGTTCTGCCAGATACTGGCAATCCTTCAGGCAGGCGGATAGGTGTTTGCCAAGATGCAGGCGGGTTATCAAGGAGTCTGCCTGGGGGCTGTCCATGCGTGCAGTGAGCAGGCAAAGGTATATTTCAGGAGACACGTTTTCTCCATATATTTCTCTGACCTCGGTGAATTTGTCTGCCAGCCATTTGTCAGCCTTT
It encodes:
- a CDS encoding rubrerythrin family protein, which encodes MSSSENLKAAFAGESQANRKYLFFADKAEKEGFVHVARLFRAAAEAETVHARNHLNVLKGVGATAANLEAAVEGESYEFNSMYPAFIKEAEAEGNSSALLSFNHANKVEKIHHGLFEAALKEVKSGIKAPDQVYYVCQVCGNTVLGTAPDRCPICGAPASSFRAV
- a CDS encoding potassium channel family protein gives rise to the protein MTKHNPMKSVHDLLTFGFDSPSRKFVSWFIISLICLNVLAVILGSVDSIARDYHTLLHSFEIFSVAVFSLEYILRVWSCTVEPKYSHSFSGRIRFAVSPLALMDLLSILPFYLPFLIHIDLRFLRSLRLLRLFRLGHLKRFNETSRMILNVLRERKEALIISFAIILLLIIVTSSLMYFVENPAQPDVFKNIPDAMWWSVMTMTTVGYGDIYPITSLGKFLASIISILGLATFALPTAILSAGLLEEFRKKKETHEHACPVCGQNMPKY